In one Winogradskyella sp. MH6 genomic region, the following are encoded:
- a CDS encoding efflux RND transporter periplasmic adaptor subunit: MKKTAYKYIAVIFAALFMVSCGNKKDHSENDGHSYDKTEQTSENEEHHEEGEVTLNQQQFDALKMKIDTLGLRNMSGYVEANGTLEVPPQNEAAITSVVGANVTSIKVIEGDKVERGQVVAYLSHPNIIALQTDYLNAYSNSELLKKNYERQKKLYDAGVGSGANFQKAEAEYKGSTALVNGLAAQLSILNINTASVRNGSIAQQIPLRSPIEGFVQKVEVKTGQYVEPQTELFEIVNTHHVHADLMVFEKDVYKVKQGQKVTFSVQSIPDAELTAEIYSVSKTFEDNPKAVHVHAEIENKSGNLIPGMYIQGRIQTDSTLTKALPESAIVKDGDRFFVFTVEKEGETWAFKPVEVITGEKDGVWIAVTFSEEVSAKTKFAYNNAYYLIAEMKKGEAEHAH; this comes from the coding sequence ATGAAAAAAACAGCATACAAATACATCGCAGTCATTTTTGCAGCACTTTTTATGGTGTCTTGTGGCAATAAAAAAGACCATTCAGAAAATGATGGACATTCTTACGATAAAACAGAACAAACCAGTGAAAATGAAGAACACCACGAAGAAGGCGAAGTAACGCTTAATCAGCAACAGTTTGATGCCTTAAAAATGAAAATAGACACCTTGGGCTTACGCAATATGAGTGGCTATGTTGAGGCAAACGGCACATTGGAAGTACCACCACAAAACGAAGCTGCTATTACTTCTGTAGTAGGTGCCAATGTAACATCCATAAAAGTAATTGAAGGCGATAAAGTTGAAAGAGGTCAGGTAGTGGCTTATTTGTCACATCCAAATATTATAGCCTTACAGACCGATTACCTAAACGCTTATAGCAATAGCGAACTTTTAAAGAAAAATTACGAACGCCAAAAAAAATTATACGATGCAGGAGTAGGATCTGGTGCTAATTTCCAAAAAGCAGAAGCAGAATACAAAGGTTCAACGGCATTAGTAAATGGTTTGGCAGCTCAATTAAGTATTTTAAATATTAATACAGCATCAGTTCGTAATGGGAGTATCGCTCAACAAATTCCACTACGAAGCCCCATTGAAGGATTTGTGCAAAAAGTAGAGGTTAAAACAGGACAATATGTAGAACCACAAACGGAACTGTTCGAGATTGTAAACACACACCACGTGCACGCAGATTTAATGGTGTTTGAAAAAGATGTCTATAAAGTAAAACAAGGGCAAAAGGTAACTTTTAGTGTGCAATCCATACCAGATGCAGAACTTACGGCCGAGATTTACTCGGTAAGCAAAACCTTTGAAGACAACCCTAAAGCGGTTCACGTGCACGCCGAAATAGAAAATAAATCAGGTAATCTCATTCCAGGTATGTACATTCAAGGAAGAATACAAACCGATAGTACATTAACAAAGGCATTGCCCGAAAGTGCCATTGTAAAAGATGGCGATAGATTTTTTGTTTTTACGGTAGAAAAAGAAGGTGAAACTTGGGCTTTTAAGCCTGTAGAAGTAATAACTGGTGAAAAAGATGGAGTTTGGATTGCAGTTACTTTTTCAGAAGAAGTATCTGCTAAAACCAAGTTTGCTTACAATAATGCGTATTACCTTATAGCAGAAATGAAAAAAGGAGAAGCAGAACACGCTCATTAA
- a CDS encoding Fur family transcriptional regulator encodes METIEQLLESKDIRVTAMRLLIYKFLAEKEVAVTLSDIENAFEKADRTTLYRTIKTFEEKDIVHQIDDGTGITKYALCEQGCSCNIKTDLHLHFHCTNCGETVCLTDHKIPQIKVPEGFISENVNLVVKGICDKCSG; translated from the coding sequence ATGGAAACAATAGAACAATTATTAGAGTCAAAAGATATTCGCGTTACAGCAATGCGGTTGCTTATTTATAAGTTTCTTGCAGAAAAAGAAGTAGCGGTAACCTTGAGCGATATTGAGAATGCGTTTGAAAAGGCCGACAGGACAACGCTTTACAGAACAATAAAAACCTTTGAAGAAAAGGATATTGTACATCAAATAGACGATGGTACAGGCATCACTAAATATGCCTTATGCGAACAAGGATGCAGTTGCAATATTAAAACAGATTTACACTTACACTTTCATTGTACTAATTGTGGAGAAACAGTTTGTTTAACAGACCACAAAATACCTCAAATCAAGGTTCCTGAAGGTTTTATTTCCGAAAATGTAAACTTGGTAGTTAAAGGTATTTGCGATAAATGTAGCGGTTAA
- a CDS encoding heavy metal translocating P-type ATPase, with amino-acid sequence MKKKKINLRDLKPDSDNGHSHDDGHNHGKSSSQFKAYIPAVISFTMLIIGIVLDYFDVSFFKDWLRIIWYGIAYLPVGFPVVKEGWESIKKGDVFTEFFLMSIATIGAFIIGEYPEGVAVMLFYAVGELFQNAAVNRAKGNIKALLDVRPKEANVFRDGDYISVSPESVEIGEKIQIRVGEKIPLDGMLLSEKASLNTAALTGESKPDTINKKSKVYAGSINLQSVIEVEVTSKFEDSSIARILDLVQNATARKSKTELFIRKFARIYTPIVVFLAIGVTFLPYFFVEDYVFRDWLYRALIFLVISCPCALVISIPLGYFGGLGAASKNGILFKGASFLDAMTKINTLVMDKTGTVTKGVFKIKSIKTFDWDEEEFMNYLMAMEEQSTHPIAKAIMEYQKGTNNFEANKVSEVAGKGLKGMVKGKEVLVGNKALMVSNNIEVPNETESIVESIVLVAIDNVFAGYVVIADELKEDAKETISSLHRVGIKKIMMLSGDKDSITQQVAKDLKIENAKGGLLPEDKLNEVEALKKNPQNKVAFIGDGINDAPVLAASDVGIAMGGLGSDVAIETADVIIQTDQPSKVVRAIKIGSSTRKIVWQNIILAFGIKVIVLILGAGGLATMWEAVFADVGVALLAILNAVRLQKMKWS; translated from the coding sequence ATGAAAAAAAAGAAAATAAATCTACGAGACTTAAAGCCTGATTCTGATAACGGGCATAGTCACGATGATGGTCACAATCACGGTAAAAGTTCAAGTCAATTTAAAGCATACATTCCTGCCGTTATAAGTTTTACAATGCTTATTATTGGAATAGTATTAGACTATTTTGATGTTTCTTTTTTTAAGGATTGGCTTCGTATAATTTGGTACGGCATAGCATATCTACCTGTTGGTTTTCCGGTAGTTAAAGAAGGTTGGGAAAGCATAAAAAAGGGCGATGTGTTTACAGAGTTCTTTTTAATGTCTATAGCAACTATTGGGGCATTTATAATAGGGGAATATCCCGAAGGCGTTGCGGTGATGTTATTTTATGCAGTGGGCGAACTCTTTCAAAATGCAGCAGTCAATAGAGCTAAAGGAAACATTAAGGCCTTATTGGATGTAAGACCAAAGGAAGCCAATGTTTTTCGAGATGGTGATTATATAAGCGTATCGCCCGAAAGTGTCGAAATAGGCGAAAAAATCCAAATTCGTGTAGGTGAAAAAATACCATTGGATGGTATGCTGCTATCTGAAAAAGCATCTTTAAATACCGCAGCGTTAACAGGCGAAAGTAAACCTGACACCATAAATAAAAAGTCAAAAGTATATGCAGGAAGCATTAATCTGCAAAGTGTGATTGAAGTGGAAGTCACCAGCAAGTTTGAAGACAGTTCCATAGCGAGAATATTGGATTTGGTACAAAACGCCACAGCAAGAAAGTCCAAAACCGAATTGTTTATCAGGAAGTTTGCCCGTATTTACACACCAATTGTAGTGTTTTTAGCAATAGGTGTTACGTTTCTACCGTACTTTTTTGTAGAGGATTATGTGTTTAGGGATTGGTTGTACAGAGCATTGATTTTCTTGGTAATATCCTGTCCTTGTGCGTTGGTAATTTCTATTCCGTTAGGTTACTTTGGTGGATTGGGTGCAGCTTCAAAAAATGGTATTCTGTTTAAAGGAGCTTCCTTTTTGGATGCTATGACCAAGATAAACACCTTGGTAATGGACAAAACAGGCACGGTTACCAAAGGAGTTTTCAAAATCAAAAGCATTAAGACCTTTGATTGGGATGAAGAAGAATTTATGAACTATCTAATGGCAATGGAAGAGCAATCTACACATCCTATTGCTAAAGCTATTATGGAATACCAGAAAGGAACCAACAATTTTGAAGCAAATAAGGTTTCTGAAGTTGCAGGAAAAGGGTTAAAAGGTATGGTAAAAGGTAAAGAAGTTTTGGTTGGAAATAAGGCTTTAATGGTATCCAATAATATAGAAGTGCCTAATGAAACTGAATCTATCGTGGAATCTATTGTCTTGGTAGCTATTGATAATGTTTTTGCAGGTTATGTGGTAATTGCGGACGAATTAAAGGAGGATGCTAAAGAAACCATATCAAGTTTACATAGGGTAGGGATTAAAAAAATAATGATGCTTTCAGGAGATAAAGATTCCATAACTCAACAAGTGGCAAAGGATTTAAAAATAGAAAATGCCAAGGGAGGTTTATTGCCAGAGGATAAATTAAATGAAGTTGAAGCATTAAAGAAAAATCCACAAAATAAAGTAGCCTTCATTGGTGATGGTATTAATGATGCACCTGTTTTAGCAGCAAGTGATGTAGGTATAGCAATGGGCGGATTAGGTAGCGATGTAGCCATAGAAACAGCCGATGTTATCATTCAAACCGACCAACCTTCAAAAGTAGTGAGAGCTATTAAAATAGGCAGTTCCACTCGAAAAATTGTATGGCAGAATATCATTTTGGCTTTTGGTATTAAAGTAATTGTACTGATTTTGGGAGCAGGAGGTTTGGCAACAATGTGGGAAGCTGTATTTGCAGACGTAGGCGTGGCTTTATTAGCAATTCTAAATGCGGTAAGGTTACAGAAAATGAAATGGAGTTGA
- a CDS encoding HYC_CC_PP family protein, translated as MKKVLHKIMAFAMAFVVLFSTMSFTVNMHYCGDTLVETAIFHKAKGCGMEMEKPSTEGCSITKKNCCDDKQLAIEGQDELQLQVDKITFEQQVFLASFVYTYINLFEGLENNVSTYEEYKPPLVIRQLYKIDETYLI; from the coding sequence ATGAAAAAAGTATTGCATAAAATAATGGCTTTCGCAATGGCTTTTGTAGTGTTATTCTCTACAATGTCATTTACTGTGAATATGCATTATTGCGGAGATACGTTAGTAGAAACTGCTATTTTTCATAAAGCCAAAGGGTGCGGAATGGAAATGGAAAAGCCTTCAACCGAAGGATGTTCTATTACCAAGAAAAATTGTTGTGATGATAAACAATTAGCAATTGAAGGTCAAGACGAATTACAATTGCAAGTTGACAAAATCACATTTGAACAACAAGTATTTTTAGCTTCATTTGTTTACACTTACATTAACCTTTTTGAAGGTTTAGAAAATAACGTTTCTACTTACGAAGAATATAAACCGCCACTCGTCATAAGGCAACTCTACAAGATTGACGAAACATACTTAATTTGA
- a CDS encoding efflux RND transporter permease subunit, whose amino-acid sequence MLNKSIKFLIENKLVAVLLLVLFVGWGTVNAPFNRDTGFLPSNPVAVDAIPDIGENQQIVFTKWDGRSPQDIEDQITYPLTTSLLGIPGVKTIRSSSMFGFSSIYIIFEEDIEFYWSRSRILEKLNSLPSGLLPDGVNPALGPDATGLGQIFWYTLEGRDENGNVTGGWDLHELRSIQDYYVKYALSSASGVSEVASIGGYVQEYQVDVNPELMRQYNIGLHHIVKAVKESNRDIGAQTLEINQAEYLVRGLGYVKSIADIENAVVTSEDYTAIKIKDVAKVSLGPATRRGILDKEGAEVVGGVVVARYGANPMEVINNVKAKINELSAGLPTKTLADGRTSQVTIVPFYDRTELIQETLGTLNEALTLEILITILVIIIMVFNLRASVLISGLLPVAVLMVFIAMKLFGVDANIVALSGIAIAIGTMVDVGVILSENIVRHLDENENKLPINTVVYNATAEVSGAIVTAVMTTIISFIPVFTMIGAEGKLFRPLAFTKTFALTASIIVALFLIPPFAAFLFRKKSIQKHFKYALNGVLIVLGIAAIIYGYWLGVILIAFGVTALLNLQNKISDKQANFANIIISASAIVFLLAEYWRPLGVNESIFLNLIFVAIICFGLLGVFGLFIKYYTRILRWCLDNKLLFLSIPTAIVIAGFFIMKNTGKEFMPSLNEGSFLLMPTSMPHSGVEENKRVLQQLDMAVASIPEIETVVGKAGRTESALDPAPLSMYENIIQYKPEYMLNDKGGRQRYKVNNDGEYVLKNGMSLRAEQREAWQSLNVKEQLIPDDDGEFYRNWRPEIQSPDDIWNEIVKVTKLPGVTSAPKLQPIETRLVMLQTGMRAPMGIKIKGQDLKEIEAFGMQLETILKEAEGVKDEAVFADRIVGKPYLLIDIDREKIARYGVSIEEVQNVLKVAVGGMSLTQTVEGRERYGVRVRYPRELRANPTDLQQIYVPVEKGSPVPLSELATIRYEQGPQVIKSEDTFLVGYVLFDKMDGYAEVNVVENAQAMIQSKIDAGELIVPKGINYQFTGTYENQLRAEKTLSVVVPLALAIIFLILYFQFRSVGTSLMVFTGIAVAFAGGFLMIWLYGQSWFLNFSVFGENLRDLFQMHTINLSVAVWVGFIALFGIATDDGVVMATYLTQTFDRNSPETKKEIRASIVEAGEKRIRPCLMTTATTILALLPVLTSTGRGSDIMIPMAIPSFGGMLIALITLFVVPVLYSWKAEVQLKSASK is encoded by the coding sequence ATGCTCAATAAAAGCATCAAATTTTTAATAGAAAATAAACTCGTTGCAGTTCTGCTACTCGTCCTTTTTGTAGGATGGGGAACGGTTAATGCACCTTTCAATAGGGATACTGGTTTCTTACCAAGTAATCCAGTTGCTGTAGATGCCATACCAGATATAGGCGAAAACCAACAAATCGTTTTTACCAAATGGGATGGTCGCTCACCACAAGATATAGAAGACCAAATTACCTATCCATTAACCACATCATTATTGGGTATTCCTGGAGTAAAAACCATTCGTAGCTCGTCTATGTTTGGCTTTTCCAGTATCTACATCATTTTTGAAGAAGATATAGAGTTTTACTGGAGTCGAAGTCGCATTCTCGAAAAACTAAATTCCTTACCAAGTGGTTTATTACCTGATGGTGTTAATCCTGCTTTGGGACCAGATGCTACAGGATTAGGTCAAATATTTTGGTACACACTCGAAGGTCGTGATGAAAATGGAAATGTAACGGGTGGTTGGGATTTGCACGAATTACGTAGTATTCAAGATTACTATGTAAAATATGCATTGTCATCTGCAAGTGGTGTATCTGAAGTTGCATCTATTGGTGGTTACGTGCAAGAATATCAAGTTGATGTAAACCCAGAGTTAATGCGTCAATATAATATTGGCTTGCACCATATTGTAAAAGCAGTTAAAGAAAGTAACCGAGATATTGGAGCACAGACTTTAGAAATCAATCAAGCCGAATATCTGGTACGTGGTTTGGGTTATGTGAAATCCATAGCAGACATCGAAAATGCAGTTGTAACTTCAGAAGATTACACAGCTATCAAAATTAAAGATGTGGCAAAAGTGTCTTTAGGTCCTGCAACAAGACGTGGAATTTTAGACAAAGAAGGTGCAGAAGTGGTTGGTGGTGTTGTAGTAGCACGTTATGGCGCTAACCCAATGGAAGTGATTAATAATGTAAAAGCCAAAATAAACGAATTAAGCGCAGGACTACCTACAAAAACGTTGGCAGATGGTAGAACATCACAAGTAACTATAGTACCATTTTACGACCGTACAGAATTGATTCAAGAAACATTGGGTACACTCAATGAAGCCTTAACTTTAGAAATACTCATTACCATTTTGGTCATTATCATAATGGTATTTAATCTTCGTGCTTCCGTATTGATTTCAGGGCTATTACCTGTTGCGGTGTTAATGGTATTTATAGCAATGAAGCTCTTTGGTGTCGATGCCAATATTGTAGCACTATCAGGCATTGCTATTGCTATTGGTACAATGGTAGATGTTGGTGTCATACTTTCAGAAAACATCGTAAGGCATTTAGACGAAAACGAAAACAAATTACCAATAAACACAGTCGTTTACAACGCAACAGCAGAAGTATCTGGTGCAATCGTAACCGCAGTAATGACAACCATTATCAGTTTTATTCCTGTATTTACAATGATTGGTGCAGAAGGAAAACTATTTAGACCATTAGCATTTACTAAAACCTTTGCTTTAACAGCGTCCATAATTGTAGCCTTATTTCTAATACCACCGTTTGCGGCCTTTTTATTCCGAAAAAAGAGCATTCAAAAACATTTTAAATATGCTTTAAACGGTGTTTTAATAGTATTAGGAATAGCAGCAATAATTTATGGATATTGGTTAGGTGTCATACTCATCGCTTTTGGTGTCACAGCTTTATTAAATCTTCAAAACAAGATTTCAGATAAACAAGCAAACTTTGCCAACATCATCATTTCTGCTTCGGCAATTGTATTCTTATTAGCAGAATATTGGCGACCGTTAGGAGTAAACGAAAGCATCTTCTTAAACCTCATTTTTGTAGCTATTATTTGTTTTGGCTTGTTAGGTGTATTTGGATTATTCATTAAATACTACACACGTATTTTAAGATGGTGTTTAGACAATAAATTATTATTTCTTTCCATACCTACAGCAATTGTCATAGCAGGCTTTTTCATAATGAAAAACACAGGTAAAGAGTTTATGCCATCCTTAAACGAAGGTTCTTTTCTATTAATGCCAACTTCAATGCCACACTCTGGAGTAGAAGAAAATAAGCGCGTTTTACAGCAATTGGATATGGCAGTAGCCAGTATTCCAGAGATTGAAACCGTTGTGGGTAAAGCAGGAAGAACAGAATCAGCTTTAGATCCTGCACCATTATCAATGTATGAAAACATCATTCAATACAAACCTGAATATATGCTGAATGATAAAGGAGGGCGTCAACGCTATAAGGTCAACAATGATGGTGAGTATGTATTAAAAAACGGAATGTCATTGCGAGCGGAACAACGTGAAGCGTGGCAATCTCTAAATGTAAAAGAACAATTAATCCCAGACGATGATGGCGAGTTTTACCGAAACTGGCGACCAGAAATACAATCACCAGACGATATTTGGAACGAAATTGTAAAAGTCACCAAATTACCAGGCGTCACATCAGCACCAAAACTACAACCTATTGAAACCCGATTGGTAATGCTACAAACAGGAATGCGTGCACCAATGGGAATCAAAATAAAAGGGCAAGATTTAAAAGAAATTGAAGCTTTTGGAATGCAGTTAGAAACCATTTTAAAAGAAGCTGAAGGTGTAAAGGATGAAGCCGTTTTTGCAGACCGTATTGTGGGTAAACCGTATTTGCTAATTGATATTGATAGAGAAAAAATTGCACGTTATGGTGTAAGTATTGAAGAGGTGCAAAACGTATTAAAAGTAGCTGTTGGTGGTATGTCCTTAACCCAAACCGTGGAAGGTCGTGAGCGTTATGGCGTTCGTGTGCGCTACCCAAGAGAATTAAGAGCCAACCCAACCGATTTACAGCAAATTTACGTGCCTGTTGAAAAAGGTAGTCCTGTACCTTTAAGCGAATTGGCAACCATTCGTTACGAGCAAGGGCCACAAGTCATTAAAAGTGAAGACACCTTTTTAGTAGGCTATGTGTTGTTTGATAAAATGGATGGCTATGCAGAAGTAAATGTAGTAGAAAATGCACAAGCCATGATACAAAGTAAGATTGATGCAGGCGAATTAATAGTTCCAAAAGGCATTAACTATCAATTTACAGGAACTTACGAAAACCAATTACGTGCCGAAAAAACCTTATCGGTAGTTGTACCATTAGCATTGGCTATCATCTTCTTAATTCTGTATTTCCAATTCCGTTCGGTGGGTACATCCTTAATGGTTTTTACAGGGATTGCAGTAGCTTTTGCAGGTGGCTTTTTAATGATATGGTTATACGGACAATCGTGGTTTTTAAACTTCAGTGTCTTTGGTGAAAACCTACGTGATTTATTCCAAATGCACACCATTAATTTAAGTGTAGCTGTTTGGGTAGGCTTCATTGCTCTATTTGGTATAGCAACCGATGACGGAGTAGTAATGGCAACCTATTTAACACAAACATTTGACAGAAATTCACCAGAAACAAAAAAGGAAATTAGAGCCTCTATTGTAGAAGCAGGCGAGAAGCGTATTAGACCGTGTTTAATGACTACAGCAACAACCATTTTAGCACTCTTGCCTGTACTCACATCAACAGGACGAGGAAGCGATATAATGATTCCTATGGCCATACCAAGTTTTGGCGGAATGCTTATCGCTTTAATCACCTTGTTTGTTGTACCAGTTTTGTATAGCTGGAAAGCCGAAGTTCAACTTAAAAGTGCATCAAAATGA
- a CDS encoding TolC family protein, protein MKSIKTVFFLFSILFCLKGNAQQLETLINEALENNPEIQKFELQYKRVSEKVNEVNTIPNTEFGVGYFVSEPETRTGAQRFKVSAKQMLPWFGTITSREDYVTSLADAKYEEIVIAKRKLMASVSQSYYNLYANQAKQQVLSDNIKLLETYETMALTSVEVGKASAVDVLRLQMRQNEMQQLKDVLQQQFLAEQTNFNNLLNRENDVVVNEIEELMMPLEDFDTTTQNLALHPELLKYDKLYQSVEQSELLNQKESSPMIGFGLDYINVEKRPDMDFSDNGKDIIMPMVSVSIPIFNKKYKSQTKQNELQQQEILSQKQERLNTLETLLSKAINERISARISYATQTKNLKQAKDAEDILIKSYETGNIDFNDVLDIQELQLKFQMNQIESVKSYYVQSAIINYLIQ, encoded by the coding sequence ATGAAATCTATAAAAACAGTCTTTTTTCTTTTTTCTATTCTCTTTTGTCTCAAAGGAAACGCCCAACAATTAGAAACATTAATTAACGAGGCGTTAGAGAACAATCCCGAGATTCAAAAATTCGAGTTGCAATACAAAAGAGTTTCAGAAAAAGTAAACGAAGTCAATACCATTCCAAATACAGAATTTGGTGTTGGCTACTTTGTTAGCGAACCCGAAACACGAACAGGCGCACAACGGTTTAAAGTATCAGCAAAACAAATGTTGCCTTGGTTTGGTACAATTACCTCTCGTGAAGATTATGTAACATCACTTGCAGATGCGAAGTATGAAGAGATTGTTATTGCCAAACGTAAACTAATGGCTTCGGTATCTCAATCCTATTACAATCTGTATGCAAACCAAGCAAAACAGCAAGTGTTGAGTGATAATATTAAATTGTTGGAAACCTATGAAACAATGGCATTGACTTCTGTTGAGGTAGGTAAGGCGTCAGCAGTAGATGTATTACGTTTGCAAATGCGTCAAAACGAAATGCAACAATTAAAAGATGTATTGCAACAACAGTTTTTAGCGGAACAAACTAATTTTAATAATCTATTGAATAGAGAAAATGATGTTGTGGTAAACGAAATCGAAGAATTGATGATGCCTTTAGAAGACTTTGATACTACAACTCAAAATTTAGCATTGCATCCTGAACTGCTCAAATATGATAAACTCTACCAATCCGTAGAACAATCCGAATTATTAAACCAAAAAGAAAGCAGTCCGATGATTGGCTTTGGGTTGGATTATATCAATGTTGAGAAGCGACCAGATATGGATTTTAGCGATAACGGAAAAGACATTATAATGCCAATGGTATCAGTATCAATTCCAATATTCAACAAAAAGTACAAATCACAAACCAAACAGAATGAGTTGCAACAACAAGAAATTCTTTCACAAAAACAAGAACGCTTAAATACTTTGGAAACCCTTTTAAGCAAAGCCATTAACGAACGAATTTCTGCAAGAATTAGTTATGCCACCCAAACCAAAAACTTAAAACAGGCTAAAGATGCAGAAGATATTTTAATCAAAAGCTACGAAACAGGAAACATTGATTTTAATGATGTTTTGGATATACAGGAATTGCAATTAAAGTTTCAAATGAACCAAATAGAATCTGTTAAGTCCTACTATGTTCAAAGTGCCATAATTAATTATTTAATTCAGTAA